The Acidobacteriota bacterium genome contains the following window.
TGGGCCGACAGTAAGATCGTGCGAAAGGAACGCGAAAAATGGGTGCCGTGGACCGCAAACGCAGCCAAAGCAACCGGCTCCGCATATATTGATCTCAACGAGATCGTCGCCCTCGAATTTGAACGCCTCGGGGTGGACAAGGTCGCTCCGCTTTTTGGCGACGCCCGCACGCATTCCACCCCTGCCGGAGCCTTGCTAAACGCCCAAATGGTAGTCGCAGCGATCCATTCGCTAAAGCAGCCCAAATTGTCGAAATTCTTATCACCCGCAGGGAAAGCAATAAAGCCAGCCTCCAATTCGCTGGTGACCTCGATGAAATAAGCCCGTGAGTGGACGCGAAGCGTGACTGGAGCGGCAAGCATCCCTGCTTGCCAGCGGTTGAAAACCGCTTATGCTCCGGGGTGGGGATCAAGTTGAAGACAATTTAACGCTAGTTAACACCGCGGGAGCCGCAGTGTGGCAAGCAAGGGTGCTTGCCGCTCCAGTCGAGCTCCGCTCTAACGGCTTCGCTGCTTTAGATCGTCGGTGTCGGCACTGTCTTCGCGTTGATCGTCACGATTTTTGTACCGAATCTCGCATGTTTCGCCGTCAGCCGAATTGTTCCGCCTTTTTCCGTTGATCGCACCCAAACCGCCCCGCATCCGCCGACCAAAGCAAACGGATTGTCGCCGATGATCTCTCCGTTTTCGATAGTGAACTGGATCGCGCCTTGGGCGAATGGGCGGTCGTTGCCGTATTCGTCGGTGACTTTGAAGACGACGCGGGTCATGTCGATGCCGTCGGCTCGCAGCTCGGTGTCATCGGGTTTGATGATGAAATCGCGGTCGACGCCTTTGCCTGAGAGTTTGCGTTCTATGACCTTTTTGCCGTCGATGTAGCCTTCGATACGCATGTCGGCCCATTTTACGCTGCCCCAGATCGAGCTTCGCAGATTGGGGTTGAATGGTGCGTATTTCAGATGCGGATAAGTTTTGCGGTCGGGCTCGACGTCGGCGACAAGTGTTTCACCGACGAAGTATTTCAGTTTTTCACAGTTCGAAGAGACAAGTCCAAACGTAAATGCCTCGTTTTCGTCGCCGACAGCCCAATGGAATGCGGGTTCGAGGACGATCTCCTCGGACGGGTCGCATTGTGATTTATAGAATCCTGCCGCGGGCTTTGGAATACGGAAAATATCAGAGACGCCGTGATAGCAGATGCGGTCGCCGGAGCCGAAGTATTCGTGCGTGTTGTAATCGAACGCACACCAGCCGATGCCGCCGGCGTATTTTACGTCTGCCGCAAGAGCATCGTGAACGCGGGCGTGCCGATGCGTGTGTTCGCGAAGCCGGTCACCCAGGTCGAAGCGTTTGGTCGGGAACATGTGGCCCGAGAATTCGGTATTTAGATAGAGCGGATGATTCGGAGCGCGCAGCGGCCAGCCAAAATCGTTCATCGTGAACACGTCTTCCAGACGTTCGGACGGATAACGGTAACGCACGCCGCCGGTCTGCCGGCTGTCGTCGAGTTCGTGAGCAAGCTTGTTCGTCGCGGTATAAAGATCGTGAAAATCGCCCGATTCGTTGACGCGGACGCCCCACATGATGATCGACGGATGGTTCCAGTCACGCTGGATCATTTCCCCCACGTGCTGCAGCGTAAGATCTTTCCAGGCCTGATCGCCGACGTGCTGCCATCCTGGAATTTCCTCAAAAACAAGTAACCCTAACTCGTCGCAGGCATCCAGGAAATGCGGCGATTGCGGATAGTGCGACGTGCGGACGATGTTGCATTTCAGCTCGTTCTTAATTATCTCGGCATCCTTACGCTGTCCGCGTTCCGGCATCGCCTGGCCGACGAATGGATACGTCTGATGGCGATTGAGTCCGCGGAGCTTGACGTGTTTGCCGTTGAGATAAAAGCCTTCGGGCGTGAACTTGGCTTCGCGGAAGCCGATGCGGGTTTCGTAGTGGTCATTGGTCGCCGTGAGTTCATTCAGAGTGACTCGCACGTTGTAGACTTTGGGAGTTTTTAGATCCCAAAGCTGGATGTTCGACAAGCCGTCCTTAAGGATGATCTCCTCGGTCGAAAAAAACGCCAAATGGCACAACGGTCTTTACCGCATTGCTGATCACCTTGTCGCCGTCGAGCAACTCTGCCTTTAGCACGTAGCCGGTCGAGGACGTGCGGACGCTGCCGTCCGTTTGCAGATCGACGCGAACCTTGAGCGATCGAGTCGGTTTGAGGACATCAACCGGTTTTGCAAAGACGTTGGTAATAAAATTTGTCGGCACGGCTCGGATCGCGACGTCGCGGTATATACCGCCGAACGTCATATAATCCACCAGATTGCCGAACGGCGGAATATCCGCACGCTCCGTCGAATCGACCTCGACGGCGAGGACGTTGTCGTCGCTCCAGTTGATCTCTTTGGTGAGTTCGTACGAGAACGGCGTGTAGCCGCCCTTGTATTCGCCGAGGCTTTTGCCGTTGATAAATACCTTTGCAGCCGTCATCACGCCGCCGAAATCGACAAAAATGCGGTGGTCTTTCAACTCTTTTGGCAAACGGAAATGCCGGCGATAGGCTGAGACAAAGGTGTATTCCTTCTCATCGAACCCGTTCATTGGCAGCATCTTGTTTGTGTGCGGGATCGTCACCTGTTTCCACGCTTTATCAGCGAAATTCACCTGCATCGCTGCGGCCGAAGACTTTTCACTGTAGAGCCATTTGTGATTGAGCGGGAAGACATGTCGCTGCGAAAGGCTCGGGCCAAGTGTTGGCTCGACAGGTGTTTCTGCATTTGCCGTATTCGCAAGGATGGACAGTCCGGCGGCACCAACGGCGGTGGTTTTCAGGAAGTTGCGGCGGTTGAGTTTTGAGTCGGTCATAAAAAAGTGATGCAGCTTCGTTTTTTCAATTGCCACGAGCTTTAGCTAGTGGATAGGTGCTGAATTTTTATCGGCTTTAGCCAAAATCCTTGGCTACGATTGTTCAAGCCTTCCATTGTTTCGGCTAAAGCCTATGTCTTTTTTGAATTTTTTCCACGGGTTAAAACCCGTGGCAATTCAAAAAGCTGAAGAACCCAATCGCTACCGCTCCTAGTTCTGACATCGACGGACTATCGCTTCAAAAATCCCCGCAGCACCAGCCAATCCGCACACCTCGCGGCCCAGCTTGCCAGATACGGATTCGTCGGGGCGAGGCCGACCCCGTGGGGGCCTTGTTCGTAGAGGTGAAACTCGAACGGCACGCTGTTTTTACGCAGAGCTGCGGCGAACAGCATTGCGTTCTCAACAGGTACACTCGCATCGGTCATTGTGTGCATGATGAATGTTGGCGGCGTTTCTTTGGTCACTTGCAGCTCGTTCGAATAGAGCTTTATCAGTTCCGGTGTCGGGTTTTCGCCAAGGAGATATTTTTTTGACCCGGCATGGGTGAATTCGCCCATCGTGATAACCGGATAGAGCAGGATCATTGCGTCCGGACGCGAGCTCATTCGATCGATCTCATCCCTTGCGTCCGCTTTTCCGGCATCAAAATGGGTGCCAAGTGTAGAAGCGAGATGCCCGCCTGCAGAAAATCCTAGTATCGCGATTCGATTTGAGTCAACGCCGAATTCTTTAGAACGCGCTCGAACTGTACGCATCGCTCTCGCGGCGTCGAGCAGCGGATTTGGCTGATTGTAACGCGGGCCGAGGCGGTATTTGAGGACAAAGGCGGAAATGCCGAGCGAATTCAGCCATTTTGCGATATCGCTGCCTTCCTTTACATCAGAAAGCCGAGTGTATCCGCCGCCGGGCAGCACTAGAACGGAGGCACCGGTCGCGGTTTCTTTCGGAGCGACGAAAGGTGTGATCGTCGGGATGTCCTGAGGCTCTTTGCCGATCGCGTTTGGTGCACCGTCGGGCCAAAGCGGAATCGGTGTCTGCGCGGCAAGCGAGATCGCGAAGAGAAAAATTGAAATTGTAACGAGGGTGATGGTCTTCATATGTTCACGACCGGCTGCCGAAGAATTTCTTGCCCGCGAAATACGCGAAAATAAGAAGTTCTTTATTAGCGTGCTTTCGCGTATTTCGCGGGCAAAACTCTTATCGACCTCGAAGTCCATTGATCTTCTTAGTGAATTCCTCGACGCTGTCTTTTTTGATGACGAGGGTCGGGACGTTGATCTGTTTGCCCGCGGGGATAACGGATTTGTCTCCCTTGATGATCTTGGACATCAGGATCACCGACTGGTAGCCGAATTCGTACGGCTGCTGGACGACGGTGGCGAAGATCGAACCTTCTTTTACACCAGCCAGCGTCTCGTCTTCCTCGTCGAAGCAGATGATCTTGACCTTGTCGAGCTTGCCCGCATCCTTGACGGCGTTGAGGATCGCGGGGCCGTTATAGCTCCAGAGGCCGACCATGCCGGCGATGTCAGGATACTTAGTGAGCGTGTCGGCGGCGTTGGTTTTGGCCCGGGCACGGTCGGTGTCGTCGGTGCGGATGTCGATGATCTCGACCTTCGAATCCTTTAGAGCTTCTTTCAAACCCTGAAAACGTTCAGCCGCATTGCGGGCGTCGCTCTTGCCGACGAAGACCATGATCTTGCCGCCATTTGGCAAAGCTTCTTTGACGAGTTCGCCTGCCTGGCGGCCGGCGGCAACGTTGTCGGTGCCAATGTAGAGGGCACGGTCACTCGTCGGTGCATCGCTGTCCTGCGTGATCACGAGCGCTTTTTTCGCAGTGTCATTGATGAGCTGGGTCTGGTTATCAGGATCGACCGGGCTGATCGCGATGCCCTGAATGCCGGTCGAGGTCAGATCATCTATGATGCGTTTTTGCTCGGCGGCGGTTCCTTCGCCGGGGAGTTTAAATTCGACCTTTACATCGTTCAATTCGCCATCGGCCTTTTCGACGCCTTTCCGGGCGATCGTCCAGTAATCTGAGGCGTTATTTGTTACAAATGCCAGCTTTATCTCTTTGCCCGCGGCCGTCGCGTTCGCGGCATTGGCTCCGGCGTTCGATGTCGTGTTGGCTCCGCCGCCGCATGATGCGAGCAGCGAGGCTCCGAGCAGAAATGAACATACTGTCAGGATTCTGTTATTCATAATTTCTCCAACTAGATCTATTTTGGTCGATTAATTTTACACTCCCGGCGAAATGACTTTGGTTAACCGCTTGTCCGGCGTCTCGGAAACAATTAATATTGTTATGTCCAGAAAGTCAAAATTCGCTTGAACGTATTGGGGATCAATAAGAGAAATATACCCGTAAACCGAATGTTCGGCAAGTTATATTAGCTAAAATCGCATTCAGGTCGCGACGCGAGTTAATCGCTTAAATGATGCTTTAAAATCGGAAGGGATCTATGCTATCGTTTAGAAAATTTGGTTTGACCAATTAATTTGCTGCCTGTCCGCGAGCCGAGCTTGGTTTATCAGTGACGGCAACGCCTGATTCTCTTCTAACAGCTCACTTGTCTGTAAAAGTATGAATAAAAGCATTGTATGCCGACGGATCTGGCCCACGGCTTTCGTTTTTTTGATGGCTCTGGGATTCTCGATGAACATCTCAGCTAAACCTAAAATTACCAAAGACAATTTCGGCCAAACCGCCGACGGCAAAGCGGTCGAGATCTACACGCTCACCAACAGTCGTGGTTCTGAGGCTCGCATCATGACGTACGGCGGAACGGTCGTTTCGCTAAAAGTGCCCGACAAGAGCGGGAAACTTGGCGATGTCGTGCTCGGGTTCGACTCCGTCGCGGATTATGAGAAGCACACTTCGTTTTTCGGTGCGTTGATCGGCCGTTACGGCAATCGCATCGCGAAAGGGAAATTCTCGATCGGTGGCAAGGAATACACGCTCGCGACCAACAACGGCGAAAACCATCTGCACGGCGGCGTCAAAGGCTACGACCGCGTCGTCTGGACCGCGAAGCCTTTCACGAGTGCGGCCGGAGCAAACCTCGAACTCAAATACCTGAGTAAAGACGGCGAGGAAGGTTATCCCGGAAATCTAAATATCACAGTTGTTTACACGCTCACCGAAAAGAACGAGCTGAAGATCGTCTATTCTGCGACGACTGACAAAGCAACCGTTGTGAACCTGACGCATCACTCGTATTTCAATCTCGCCGGTGCGGGAGCCCCGACCATTCTCGACCATGAACTAACGATCGCCGGCTCGAAATTCACGCCGACGGACGCCGGTTCGATTCCAACGGGCGAATTGCGGAACGTGAAAGGCACACCCTTTGATTTCACGAAAGCGACCGCGATCGGCAAACGGATCGTGCAGGCCGACGAGCAGCTAAAATTTGGTAAAGGCTACGATCACAATTGGGCACTGAACAAGACAGGTAAGTCTCTGATGCTCGGTGCGACAGTTTTCGAGAGATCGACCGGTCGCGTGATGAAGGTTCTCACGACCGAACCGGGAATACAGTTTTATTCGGGCAATTTCCTCGACGGCTCGCTCAAGGGCAAAAGCGGCCAGGATTATCCGCTGCGATCCGGCTTCTGTCTTGAGGCTCAACACTATCCCGATTCGCCGAACGAGCCGAAATTCCCGTCGGCCGTTTTGAAACCGGGCAAGAAATATTCGCAGACGACGGTGTATCAGTTTTCCGTGAGATAACCGGAACGCAGGCTGCCAGCCGGCGTGTGAATGATCAAAAACACTCTGGTCACAGAAATGAAAGTAAATTTTAGCTTAGCGATATTATTTTTCCTGGCCGTGATTTCGATCGAGGCAATGCCGCATGCGCCCGAAACGGCGGCGTGCGGATCGGGAAATACACGCAGGCTGGCAGCCTGCGTTCCGGCGGATTCGACAATTCCCGGGTGGACGAAAAAAGCAGGGGCTCGGACTTCGCCGAAGGGCAAAAAAGTATTTTCGGCCAATAGCTACGGGGCAAAAGTCGACGGCGTGTCTAACTCGACCAGGGCAATCCAGGCGGCGATCGATGCGTGTGCCAGATCGGGTGGTGGCGTGGTTTCGTTTGAAAAGGGTGAGTACGTTACCGGCGCATTGTTTTTGAAAACCAACGTAAACCTTCGCATCGACGCGGGCGTGACGCTGCTTGGCAGTCAGGACGAGAGCGAATATCCCAAGATCGCGACCCGCGTTGCCGGGATCGAGATGCCTTGGCCCGCCGCTCTAATAAACGTTAACGACGCCAAAAACGTCAAGATCTCAGGTGGTGGTACGATCGATGGCCGCGGCAAGCTGTGGTGGGACAAATATTGGGATTTGCGAAAAATATACGAACCGAAAGGATTGCGCTGGGCCTCGGACTACGATGCCGAACGCGTGCGGCTGATGGTGATCTGGCGATCGACGGACGTGACGATCGAAAACCTGAGCCTTAAACGCTCTGGATTCTGGACGGTTCAGGTCGTTTATTCCGATCACGTGACGGTCGACGGCGTTAAGATCAGCGACAACGGCGGGCCCAGCACCGACGGCGTTGATATTGATTCTTCTTCGTACGTTTTGGTGCAGAATTGCGATATCGACAATAACGACGACGATATTTGTCTCAAAGCGGGCCGCGACAGTGATGGCCTGCGGGTAAACCGACCGACCGAATACATTTTTATCCGTAACAATCTGATCCGACGCGGCGGCGGCATTGTGTCGTTTGGCAGCGAGACCTCGGGCGGTATCAGGCACGTTGTCGCTCTCGATAATCGCGGCATCGGCACGAACGAGGGGATTCGATTCAAATCTGCGAAGACACGCGGCGGCTACGTCGAGGACGTGCTGATTCGCGGGTTGAAAATGGAGAATGTGCGGCTGCCATTCAGTTTCACGCTCAATTGGAACCCAAGCTACAGCTACGCCACAATACCCGCCGGGATGACCAATGTTCCCGCGTATTGGACCGTTTTGAACACGCCTGTTTTGCCGGTTGAGCGTGGCTATTGCCGGTTCGAAAATATTCGCATCGAGAATATCGAGGTCGTTGGAGCGAACCGGATATTCACCGCATCGGGCTTGCCGGACAAGGTGATGCGAAATGTGACGTTCACAAACATAACGGCCGAAGGCAACGAGGCCGGAACGATCGAATATGCGAAGGACTGGAAACTCAAGAACGTGACGATCAAAACGGTTTCCGGTGAAAATGTGAAAGTTACTAATAGCGAAAATGTCGATCTGCCGACGGCTGTGAAACGATGAGGACAGAGAGTCGGCTTGACGCTTTCTTCGAGCCGGCAGGTAACTGATCTATGAAACAAAAGATACTCATACTCCTGACGATCGCGACGTGTTTTTTTGCCCTGTCGGATAGCCGCTCTACGGTTGATGCTGCGGATAATAAGGTCTTTTTCAACATCCGCGACTACGGGGCAAAAGGCGATGGCACGACGCTCGACACCGCGGCGATCAACAAAGCGATCGAAACGGCGGCCTCGAAAGGCGGTGGAACAGTCTATTTCCCGGCTGGTACATACCTGAGTTTTTCTATTCGCCTGAAAAGCAATATCACGCTCTTTCTCGACAACGGAGCCACTCTATTTGCAGCGGATCCGGCGGTTCATAAGGGCAAATACGACATGCCGGAACCGAATGAGTTCGATATGTATCAGGATTTCGGGCATTCGCATTGGCAGAATTCGCTGATGTGGGGGATCGGGATCGAGAATTTTGCGATCATCGGCCAAGGCAAGATCGACGGCAAAGGCCTTTCAAAACGCAGTCCCGGCCCCCGTCGGCCACGAACTGCGGGCGAGACCCCGGCCAGCATGGCGAATAATCCGTCGCCGCTGGGCGAATTGGCACCGATCACTGAGATGAACGGACTTGGAACCAAGGCCATCGCACTGAAGCTTTCAAAAAACATCACGCTCAAGGATTTCACGATCTTTCAGGGCGGCCATTTTGCGTTGCTCGCGACCGGCGTTGATAACCTGACCGTTGACGGCCTTCGCGTCGACACTAACCGCGACGGTTTTGATATTGATGCGTGTCGTAACGTGCGTATTTCCAATGTTTACGTTAATTCGCCGAATGACGATGCGATCGTGCTCAAGAGTAGCTACGCACTTGGATTTAACCGTGCGACCGAGAATGTGACGATCACGAATTCACAGGTCTCCGGCTTCGATCTGGGAACGTTTCTGGATGGGACCTTCAAAACCACCCAAGAATTCGCTCCCGATAAAGACCGCGTGACCGGAAGGCTGAAATTCGGCACGGAATCGAACGGCGGATTTAAGAATATTACGATCTCGAACATAAACTTCGTCCATTGCCGCGGGCTTGCTCTCGAGACGGTAGACGGCGGTTATATCGAGGATATTTCCATCTCGAACATCACGATGCGCGATATCACGACCGCACCGATCTTTATCCGCCTCGGTAAGCGTCAGCGCGCGCCGGACGGAACGCCGGTTGCGAAAATTCGGCGAGTCACTATCGACAATGTTGTCGTCTCAGACGCTCATCACGAATACGCTTCGATCATCGCCGGTCTTGCCGAAAGTCCGGTCGAGGACGTTCGCCTGAGCAATATCCGCATACATTACAAAGGCGGCGGAACGAAACAGGACGCCGCGCGCGTCGTCCCTGAAAACGAAAAAAGCTATCCGGAACCGAGTATGTTCGGCGTACTGCCAGCCTACGGATTCTACGTGCGACATGCGAAAGGTATTACCTTCGACAACGTGAAAGTGACTTTCGATAAACCAGAGGAGCGGCCGGCTTTCGTGCTGGATGATGTAAAGGACATCGACCTTTTCCGCATCGACGCGCAGCCGACATCGGCGTTCTTTGTGCTGAAGAATGTCGAGACCTTCAGCGTTCAGCAGAGCAAAAATATCAAGGATCAGCGGATCGAACGGGTCGAGCAGAAGCAATTTTAGGACGATATTGAAGCCCGTTCGTCCAGTCAGGCGGTTGATTTATGAAAAGTGCGATCAGATCTTTTTCGTTCATGTTAATCGCGGTGATGATATTCACCGCAACTGTCACGGCAGCTTCGGGCGGACGCGAGATACGAAATTTCGATGCCGGCTGGCTCTTTTATAAAGGCGATGCTGCGAGTGCTAAAGATCAGGGATTCAACGACAAAGAATGGAGAAAGCTTAACGTTCCGCACGATTGGAGCATCGAAGGGCCGTTTGACGCGAAGGCTCTGACTGGCGGTGCCGGCGGATTTTTGCCATCGGGAATTGGATGGTATCGCAAGCATTTTACTGTTCCGGCAGCTCAGGCATCGCGGCGCTTGTTTATCGAATTCGACGGCGTGATGGCAAACAGCGACGTGTGGATCAACGGCGTTCATCTTGGCAAACGGCCTTACGGCTACATCAGTTTCAAATACGAACTTACCGATCACATCAATTTTGGTAAGGACAACGTCATCGCCGTTCGGGCCGACACATCGCAGCAGCCGGCTTCGCGATGGTATACAGGCGCGGGTATCTTCCGGCATGTCCGGCTGGTGGTGACAAATTCGGTCCACCTGGAAAGATGGTCTGTTTTCGTTACAACGCCTGAGGTCAGTGAGAGCGAGGCTGTCGTAAAGATCGAGGCGAGCATTAATAATGGGTCGGAAAAAGGTGTGCCGATCGCGACCGAGTGGAAGGTCTTTGATCCGAGGGGCAAGCTCGTTTCCAGGACAGGTAACCGAGGCTTGACTATCGATGCAGGCAAGGGCGGTGCTGCATACGCGGAGTTGAAGATCGCAAAACCGGAGCTCTGGAATTTTGAGAAGCCCAGTCTATATACGGCCGTCGTCACGATACTTTCAAATGGAAAACCGATCGATAGCGAGACCGTTACATTCGGCATACGTTCATTTGAGTTTGTTCCCGCGACCGGTTTTTGGCTAAACGGCCAGAATTATAAGCTTCTAGGTGCTTGCTTGCATCACGACGGCAGTGCCTTTGGGGCTGCGGTTCCGTTGGCGGTTTGGGAGCGGCGGTTGAATAAGCTCCGCGAGCTCGGCGTTAACGCGATACGAACGGCGCACAATCCGCCTTCGCCGGAATTCCTCGATCTGACCGACCGCATGGGATTTTTCGTTATGGATGAGACCTTCGACCAATGGACGAAAGCGAAAAATCCATACGACTATCACCTTTATTTCGACGAATGGTCGAAGATAGACACGCGCGACATGGTGCTCCGCGATCGGAATCACCCGAGCGTGATGATGTACAGTACAGGCAACGAGATCCGTGACAACCACGCCGACCAGGAAAAGGCCAAAGAGACGCTTCGCGGGCTGATCGATGTTTTCCACGCGAATGACCCTACGCGGCCTGTGACGCAGGCACTTTTCCGGCCAAATATCGAGGGAGCGAACGACTACAACAACGGGCTCGCCGACATGCTTGACGTCGTCGGGCAAAACTATCGCGAGAACGAACTCCTCGCCGCTTACAAGCAGAATCCGACACGCAAGATAATCGGCACCGAGAATGACCGCCAGAGCCTGTCGCAGTGGCTGGCTCTTCGCGATAATCCGCAGATGTCGGGGCAGTTCGTGTGGGCCGGTGTCGATTATCTTGGCGAATCGCGGGCATGGCCGAATTACGGGTTTTCATTCGGCCTGCTCGACCGCACGGCTACAAAGCGCCCACTTGGGTGGCAGCGTCAGAGTTGGTGGAGCTCTAAGCCGATGGTCTATCTCGCCCGCCGCATTGCTCCGAACACTGCATCACCGACCGATCCGGGCTGGGATCCGGACGAGCAGCGAAGAACGCAGGTCGTCTTCGAGGATTGGACGCCAAAGAATCTCAGCCCACATGAGGAGAACGTCGAGGTTTACAGCAACTGCGAAGAGGTTGAACTGTTTTTAAACGGCAAGTCGCTTGGTTCGAAGCCCAAGAATGCGAATGACAGCCCTCGCAACTGGAAGGTGAATTTCGAAGCCGGGACGGTCAAAGCCGTCGGCAAAAACGGCGGCAAGGCGGTTGCCGAATTTGAACTGAAAACTGCCGGAAAACCCGCAAAGATCGTGCTCGCAACCGACAAAATGCGGATCGCGAACGACTGGGACGATGTCGCATTCGTCTCGGCGACCGTGGTCGATGCGAACGGCGTGAAGATACCGACGGCGAGCGGCATGATCAGTTTTGAGACATCGGGTTCAGGATTTTTGGCTGCGGTCGATAGCGCGGATAACTCGGATCACGATCCATTTCAAGCGAAGCAGCGGAGGGCGTTTCAGGGGACGTGTTTCGCTTTGATCAAGGGAAAGAAGGCAGGTCAGATAGTATTGACCGCGGGTGCTCCGGGCCTCGTCGGTGCAAAGATCAACATTGCGGTCAAATGATTGGAGGGTGAGCATCCTGCTCGCCCTTAAAGTAAAGGAAAGAACATGAAGCGGTATACAAACATTGCGGTATTTGCACTTTTGTTTTTGCTATGGGGAACCGCGGACGCGCAGATCGGAAAGCGTTTTCCCTCGGAGAAGAAGGTCGTCAAAGATCCGGTTACTGGAACGATGCTGACCTTTTTGACCAGCACACCGACCGGCGATTCAAAGATCTATCAAACGCATAACCAGTGGACGTCGGACGGCCAATGGCTGATCTTCCGCTCCGGGCGGGTCCGCGGCGAGGCGATGGCGGTCAATGAAAAGACCGGCGAAATGGTCCAGGTGACCGAGGGCGGCTACACCGGCATGCTGAGCATCGCACGCTATTCGATGAAGCTTTATTTCATGCGAAATCCAAATCGACCGGCAGTTCCGAACACACAACCGCCGGCACCGATCGCCGGTGCGACACCAGCACAGCGTCCGCCGCAGCAGCCTCAGTCTCTGCAGATAATCGAGGTCGATCTCGAAAAGCTGTTTGCCGATAGCAAAGCCGGTAAGATGCAGTCACCCGACTTTTATCAAAAGGTCATGGGCACGACGCCGCCCGAGATACAAGCTGGCGGCGACATGGCTCTCGACGGCGATGAGAAGTGGGTCTATTTCCGCGTCGGCCGCGACGAAGCGGCTCGTCATCTCGCACCTGATGCAAAGATCGAAAAAAACTTTGGCCCGCGAAACATGGGAGCCGGGCCGTCAGGCATCGGAGCGATGGAACTCGCCACCGGGAAATTTAAGCATGTTATTTCGGTCCCGTTCCAGGTCGGCCACATTCAGACGAACGGCTGGGTTCCAGGCGAACTGGTTTTTTGCTGGGAAACTGGCGGCAAATCACCGCAGCGAATGTGGACGGTCAAGAGCGACGGCACCGGCCTGCGGCCTGTATTCCCCGAGGGCGATCGCGACTGGGTGACTCACGAGGCCGTGATCGGCAAGGACGAGGTTGCCTTTGCCATAATG
Protein-coding sequences here:
- a CDS encoding DUF4982 domain-containing protein; protein product: MKSAIRSFSFMLIAVMIFTATVTAASGGREIRNFDAGWLFYKGDAASAKDQGFNDKEWRKLNVPHDWSIEGPFDAKALTGGAGGFLPSGIGWYRKHFTVPAAQASRRLFIEFDGVMANSDVWINGVHLGKRPYGYISFKYELTDHINFGKDNVIAVRADTSQQPASRWYTGAGIFRHVRLVVTNSVHLERWSVFVTTPEVSESEAVVKIEASINNGSEKGVPIATEWKVFDPRGKLVSRTGNRGLTIDAGKGGAAYAELKIAKPELWNFEKPSLYTAVVTILSNGKPIDSETVTFGIRSFEFVPATGFWLNGQNYKLLGACLHHDGSAFGAAVPLAVWERRLNKLRELGVNAIRTAHNPPSPEFLDLTDRMGFFVMDETFDQWTKAKNPYDYHLYFDEWSKIDTRDMVLRDRNHPSVMMYSTGNEIRDNHADQEKAKETLRGLIDVFHANDPTRPVTQALFRPNIEGANDYNNGLADMLDVVGQNYRENELLAAYKQNPTRKIIGTENDRQSLSQWLALRDNPQMSGQFVWAGVDYLGESRAWPNYGFSFGLLDRTATKRPLGWQRQSWWSSKPMVYLARRIAPNTASPTDPGWDPDEQRRTQVVFEDWTPKNLSPHEENVEVYSNCEEVELFLNGKSLGSKPKNANDSPRNWKVNFEAGTVKAVGKNGGKAVAEFELKTAGKPAKIVLATDKMRIANDWDDVAFVSATVVDANGVKIPTASGMISFETSGSGFLAAVDSADNSDHDPFQAKQRRAFQGTCFALIKGKKAGQIVLTAGAPGLVGAKINIAVK